Proteins from a single region of Acidovorax sp. NCPPB 3576:
- a CDS encoding (2Fe-2S) ferredoxin domain-containing protein, translating to MNDTPTPPAAQPGYYARHIFFCLNDRTNGEDSCAHHGAQAAFDRCKSQVKAAGLSGPGKVRVNKAGCLDRCAGGPVAVVYPEGTWYTFVDGSDIDEIVESHLKNGQFVERLLTPPELGR from the coding sequence ATGAACGACACCCCCACGCCGCCAGCCGCGCAGCCTGGCTACTACGCCCGCCACATCTTCTTTTGCCTGAATGACCGCACCAACGGCGAAGACAGCTGCGCCCACCACGGTGCGCAAGCCGCGTTCGACCGCTGCAAGTCCCAGGTCAAGGCAGCGGGCCTGTCCGGCCCCGGCAAGGTGCGGGTGAACAAGGCCGGCTGCCTGGACCGCTGCGCCGGCGGCCCCGTCGCCGTGGTCTATCCCGAGGGCACCTGGTACACCTTCGTGGATGGCAGCGACATCGACGAAATCGTGGAATCGCACCTGAAGAACGGCCAGTTCGTCGAGCGCCTGCTCACCCCGCCGGAACTCGGGCGCTGA
- a CDS encoding alpha/beta hydrolase — translation MNAQTERLTLAGAAGAIEAARDAAQAQDGAPSRGVAVIAHPHPLFGGTMDNKVVQTLARAFVHSGWTAVRFNFRGVGASAGTHDAGQGELEDFLEVVRQTASEGPLALAGFSFGAFVTSHALERLWGERAIERVVLVGTAASRFTVAPVPAEAHERTLVVHGEQDDTVPLSAVMDWARPQILPVTVVPGGGHFFHGQLPLLKNLVSRHLLAGN, via the coding sequence GTGAATGCCCAGACTGAACGCCTGACCCTCGCCGGCGCTGCCGGTGCCATCGAAGCGGCACGCGATGCGGCCCAGGCGCAGGACGGCGCGCCCTCCCGCGGCGTGGCGGTGATCGCCCATCCGCACCCCCTGTTCGGCGGCACCATGGACAACAAGGTGGTGCAGACCCTGGCGCGCGCCTTCGTGCACAGCGGCTGGACCGCGGTGCGCTTCAATTTCCGGGGCGTGGGCGCCAGCGCCGGCACGCACGACGCGGGCCAGGGCGAGCTGGAGGACTTTCTGGAGGTGGTGCGCCAGACGGCGTCCGAGGGGCCGCTGGCCCTGGCGGGCTTCTCGTTCGGCGCCTTCGTCACCAGCCATGCGCTGGAGCGCCTGTGGGGCGAACGTGCCATCGAGCGGGTGGTGCTGGTCGGCACCGCCGCCAGCCGCTTCACCGTGGCGCCCGTGCCGGCCGAGGCGCATGAGCGCACGCTGGTCGTGCACGGCGAGCAGGACGACACCGTGCCGCTATCGGCCGTCATGGACTGGGCGCGGCCGCAGATACTCCCCGTCACAGTCGTGCCCGGCGGCGGGCATTTCTTTCACGGACAATTGCCGCTCCTGAAAAACTTGGTGTCCCGCCACTTGCTGGCGGGGAACTGA
- a CDS encoding D-alanyl-D-alanine carboxypeptidase family protein, with product MKPFLSTLRSFVLAAALAPVALWAQGQAPQPPEIAARNYLLLDVTAGQVLAAKDIDAPVEQASLTKLMTGYLVFDALRAKKITLEQKLPVSVLAWKMPGSRMFIDPKMQVPVEDLIKGMIVQSGNDATMALAEGVGGTAENFVKLMNDQAKALGMKNTAYKNPEGLTEPGHTTTARDLGVLATRLMQEFPEYMHYYATKHYAYPGTPPSNGTNRNSLLFRDPTVDGLKTGHTAAAGYCLVATSKRDFPNVGQRRLLSIVLGASSENARANESQKLLNWGYTAFDAVKLFDAGQPAATPAVWKGKQNTIQIGRPDAIVVTVPSGSAGKVTTQIVRTDPLVAPFTKGQSIGTLKVSLGEQPIAEVPLVALETVEQAGIFGRAWDAIRLWIK from the coding sequence ATGAAGCCTTTCCTCTCCACGCTGCGTTCCTTCGTTCTCGCCGCTGCGCTGGCTCCTGTTGCCCTGTGGGCGCAGGGGCAGGCGCCACAGCCTCCTGAAATCGCCGCCCGCAACTACCTGCTGCTCGACGTGACGGCAGGCCAGGTGCTCGCCGCCAAAGACATCGATGCGCCGGTGGAGCAGGCATCGCTCACCAAGCTCATGACCGGCTACCTGGTCTTCGATGCGCTGCGCGCCAAGAAGATCACGCTGGAGCAGAAGCTGCCCGTGAGCGTGCTGGCCTGGAAGATGCCCGGCTCGCGCATGTTCATCGATCCCAAGATGCAGGTGCCGGTGGAAGACCTCATCAAGGGGATGATCGTGCAGTCGGGCAACGACGCCACCATGGCCCTGGCCGAAGGCGTGGGTGGCACGGCCGAGAACTTCGTCAAGCTCATGAACGACCAGGCCAAGGCCCTGGGAATGAAGAACACGGCGTACAAGAACCCCGAAGGGCTGACCGAGCCGGGCCACACGACCACCGCGCGCGACCTGGGCGTGCTGGCCACCCGCCTGATGCAGGAATTCCCCGAGTACATGCACTATTACGCGACCAAGCACTACGCTTACCCCGGCACGCCGCCCTCCAACGGCACCAACCGCAATTCGCTGCTGTTCCGTGATCCCACGGTGGACGGCCTCAAGACCGGCCACACCGCCGCCGCTGGCTACTGCCTGGTGGCCACGTCCAAGCGTGACTTTCCGAATGTCGGCCAGCGCCGGCTGCTGTCCATCGTGCTGGGCGCCTCCAGCGAGAATGCCCGGGCCAACGAAAGCCAGAAACTCCTGAACTGGGGCTATACCGCCTTCGATGCCGTCAAGCTGTTCGACGCCGGTCAGCCCGCGGCCACGCCGGCCGTCTGGAAGGGCAAGCAAAACACCATCCAGATCGGCCGTCCGGACGCCATCGTGGTCACCGTGCCTTCGGGCAGCGCAGGCAAGGTCACGACGCAGATCGTGCGCACCGATCCGCTGGTGGCGCCGTTCACCAAGGGGCAGTCGATCGGCACGCTGAAGGTGTCGCTGGGCGAGCAGCCCATCGCCGAAGTGCCTTTGGTGGCGCTGGAAACGGTGGAGCAAGCCGGCATCTTCGGCCGCGCCTGGGATGCCATCCGCCTGTGGATCAAGTGA